In Methanocella paludicola SANAE, the sequence TTAACAGATGCGGGGGCCTTGCCCGATGCAAGGGCCGCCTCCCGGAGCGCCAGTATCCCGGCGCCGACGCTGTTATTACGAGGGCAGCGGGCGGCGCAGGAATAGCACTGGCCGCATCGCCATAAAATACTTGTTAAAGAGTCACGGTTCCCTAACTGCAGGTCCCGCATGATATCGCGGGGACGATAATCGTCATACGTGAAGGCGGCGGGGCAGCTTGCCGTGCAGCGGCCGCACTGCATGCATTTCTCATAGCCGCTAGTGCTGTCGAGCCTTACATCCTTTATTGCCTGTCGAGGTTCTTTTAATGTGATCCTCATATTGCCCGGGCCCCTCCTAATTCAATATTATAGACTCGCCCTTTATTATCTTTTCCTTAAAGGATATAATTGTTTCCTCATTAGGATAATTAATAAATTAAAATGCCTACTTGTAAACTGAAAAGTTAAAAAATACGAAAATTTATAATATGTTAAAGGCGAAATCTACAGTTATACAAAGGGGTACCCATGGGAACTTATACGCTGGAATGCGCCGGCTGCAGGCACACGATACCTGATAATTATACGCTACGTTGCGAATGCGGGGCAGGCCTTATACGCGCTCGATATACGGCAAGACAGATCTCGCCGCGCGATCTGCCAGGGATGTGGCGATATTATGACTGGCTGCCGACCAGGGGCCACCTGGATACGCCCGGAGCGCCCGTAACTTTCAAAAGCCAGGGCCTCTCGAAGGAGCTCGGCCTGAAGGAACTGTATATTTCTTTTAACGGTTACTGGCCCGAAATGGGGGCCCGGATGGATACGTGCAGCTTTAAGGAGCTCGAGGCGCCGCCTACCATCGTGAGGGCAAGGGAGCACGGGGGCCGGGCGATGGTCCTTGCCTCGGTCGGCAACACGGCCAGGGCGTTCGCCTACCTCTCGACGCTGACCGGCTTTCCCGTGGTCATCGTCGTGCCCCGGAAGAGCGCCCACAATCTATGGATACCCGGGCGGGAGCCGGGCGACTCGATCAAGCTCATCACCATGGAAGAGGGCAACGATTACTCGGACGCCATCCGCCTGTCGGAGCGCATCGCCGGTATCGAGGGGGTCATGCCCGAGGGCGGGGCCCGAAACGTGGCCCGCCGGGACGGCATGGGCGTGACCATGCTGGACGCGGCAGTTACCATGAAAAGGATGCCCGACGACTATTTCCAGGCTATCGGGAGCGGCACGGGCGGCATCGCCGCGTGGGAGGCGGCACTACGCCTGAGGGATGACGGCCGCTTCGGGGACCGCCTGCCCAAACTGCATTTAGCGCAGAACCTGCCGTTCGCCCCGATGTATTACGCGTGGAAAGCAGGGCGCAGGGACATCATACCTGAACTGGACATGCCCGAAGCCAAAAAGCAGATAGAGGCGATGTACACCGACATCCTGTCGAACCGCAACCCGCCTTACGGGGTCACTGGTGGCGTCTACGACGCGCTCATCGACACGCAGGGCGACATGTACGCCGTAACGAACGACGAGGCGATACGCGCTAAGCGCATATTCGAAAAAGCAGAGGGCATCGATATCCTTCCGCCTGCGGCCGTTGCCGTCGCTGCCCTGCTGCAGGCGTGCGACAGGGGGCTGGAAAAAAAGCGCACGGTGCTTTTGAATATAACCGGAGGCGGGCTGGAGAGGCTCCGAAAAGAAGTGAGCATGAGCATGGTGAAGCCCTGCCTCAATGTAGAGGGGCCCGAAGTGCCTCTCGAGAACATCACGAAGGCGATACAATGGCAAACGTTGAGCAAGAAGTCATAGACATCATGAAGTCCTCCGGCATCGACACAGTGCTGACGCTGCCGTGCGATAAAATAAAGAATTTACTGGCGATGGTCCCCTCGAACTTTAAGGAGATCCCCCTGACCAGGGAGGAGAACGGCATCGGTATCGCGGCCGGGCTTTCCATGGCCGGCAAAAGGCCGGCCCTCATTATCCAGAGCACGGGAATAGGCAACTCGCTGAACGTGCTCTCATCGCTGAACAGGACTTATGAGATACCCCTGCCCATCCTGGCCAGCTGGAGGGGCTACTATAAGGAAGCCATCTATGCCCAGACGGCCTTCGGCAAGTGCCTGCCCGCCATACTTGAAGCCTCTGACATACAGCACATCGAGATCGGCGCCATGGGCGAGCTCGACCTGATCAAGAAGGCCATCATCGCCTCGTTCAAGTCGAACTTGCCGACCGTGATACTCTTATCGCCCAGGCTGTGGGAGATCTCGACGGAGAGGCACTGGAACCCGGACTTCACGCCCCGGGAAAGGCGTTTTGATATGGAGTGCCACACCGTTGTCCCGAAGGCCACGCATACCCGCTACGACATGATCAAGGGCATCACTTCATACCTTAGCGGCAAAGTCGTGGTCTCCAACATCGGCATCCCGAGCAAGGAGCTCTATGCCGCCCACGACCAGGACACGAACTTCTACATGACGGGCAGCCTGGGCCTTGTTTCCGCTATCGGCCAGGGCCTGGCCATGGGCCTGAGCCGGGAGGTCATCACGCTGGACGGCGACGGCAGTATTTTAATGAACCCGAACGTGCTGGCGAGCGTCGCCCAGGAAAAGCCCGAGAACCTCACCATCATTTGCTTCGATAACAGCGCCCACGGCTCCACTGGCAACCAGAAGACCTATTCGGAGAGCATGGACCTCGAGCTTCTGGCGAAGGCGTTCGGCATCGAGAACACGGCGAAGGCATCTACACCCGGAGAGCTGCTTGAGGCGCTGGAGAAAAGGGGGAAAGGGCCCCGGTTCATCCACGCGATCATCGAGGCGAAGAACGCCGACGTGCCGAATATTCCTTTGACACCGGTAGAGATCAAGGA encodes:
- the comE gene encoding sulfopyruvate decarboxylase subunit beta; its protein translation is MANVEQEVIDIMKSSGIDTVLTLPCDKIKNLLAMVPSNFKEIPLTREENGIGIAAGLSMAGKRPALIIQSTGIGNSLNVLSSLNRTYEIPLPILASWRGYYKEAIYAQTAFGKCLPAILEASDIQHIEIGAMGELDLIKKAIIASFKSNLPTVILLSPRLWEISTERHWNPDFTPRERRFDMECHTVVPKATHTRYDMIKGITSYLSGKVVVSNIGIPSKELYAAHDQDTNFYMTGSLGLVSAIGQGLAMGLSREVITLDGDGSILMNPNVLASVAQEKPENLTIICFDNSAHGSTGNQKTYSESMDLELLAKAFGIENTAKASTPGELLEALEKRGKGPRFIHAIIEAKNADVPNIPLTPVEIKERFMGAVTR
- a CDS encoding 4Fe-4S dicluster domain-containing protein translates to MRITLKEPRQAIKDVRLDSTSGYEKCMQCGRCTASCPAAFTYDDYRPRDIMRDLQLGNRDSLTSILWRCGQCYSCAARCPRNNSVGAGILALREAALASGKAPASVKNMAAVIRKNLYDRGETFLPKDLTFLGEFGPRTVSRCKDNPDKRERLGFDRDDARARPIPEHAMGEIRALLDMTWPGGKRHD
- a CDS encoding cysteate synthase, which codes for MGTYTLECAGCRHTIPDNYTLRCECGAGLIRARYTARQISPRDLPGMWRYYDWLPTRGHLDTPGAPVTFKSQGLSKELGLKELYISFNGYWPEMGARMDTCSFKELEAPPTIVRAREHGGRAMVLASVGNTARAFAYLSTLTGFPVVIVVPRKSAHNLWIPGREPGDSIKLITMEEGNDYSDAIRLSERIAGIEGVMPEGGARNVARRDGMGVTMLDAAVTMKRMPDDYFQAIGSGTGGIAAWEAALRLRDDGRFGDRLPKLHLAQNLPFAPMYYAWKAGRRDIIPELDMPEAKKQIEAMYTDILSNRNPPYGVTGGVYDALIDTQGDMYAVTNDEAIRAKRIFEKAEGIDILPPAAVAVAALLQACDRGLEKKRTVLLNITGGGLERLRKEVSMSMVKPCLNVEGPEVPLENITKAIQWQTLSKKS